The proteins below are encoded in one region of Deltaproteobacteria bacterium:
- a CDS encoding archease, which yields MTYSHKPYRLISHTADLGMEVQGKDLCDLFIQSAWSFFDIMVETRRIEPKKEKAVTVEAPDQEALLVGWLGELLYIFETEHLVFSQFLIRSLTPPALQASAIGEEYDPQKHLFKLGIKAVTYHQLRIWEEKGGWRARVIFDL from the coding sequence ATGACCTATTCCCATAAACCTTATCGCCTGATCAGCCATACCGCCGACCTGGGGATGGAGGTCCAGGGAAAGGATCTTTGCGATCTTTTCATTCAATCGGCCTGGTCCTTTTTCGATATCATGGTCGAGACCCGTCGGATCGAACCAAAAAAGGAAAAGGCCGTAACCGTCGAGGCCCCGGATCAGGAAGCCCTGCTGGTCGGCTGGCTGGGAGAACTCCTCTATATTTTTGAGACCGAGCACCTGGTTTTCAGCCAATTCCTGATCAGGTCCCTGACCCCCCCGGCCCTTCAGGCCTCGGCCATAGGAGAGGAATATGACCCCCAAAAACATCTCTTTAAATTGGGGATAAAGGCCGTGACCTATCATCAACTGCGCATCTGGGAAGAAAAGGGGGGCTGGCGGGCCCGGGTCATTTTTGATCTTTAA
- a CDS encoding class I SAM-dependent methyltransferase has protein sequence MEMVLKFRNPKSKIQNRNVVQPIKLTSRGTFFGSHFIPLTPKQLFIEETWEHFLDGTLGAEMGPEELEALERALKKFKGLSDQKLENPYFWESWAPNWAEYSRRNLTRGLFLLNRLGKIEPRQKIISLGAGSCWQEVFLAQYFCPEGAVFGVDFSTHMIKQGTRLAQQREIKNIHFMTGKVEHLPFSGKAGDMVISLNLLDLVPDIPKVLREIKRVLKSPPQGRYFFVFPLNPGDRLLRKAEIWQSLILQSGLEAPAFFCLSGKNYKGTSLRLLGLTNTAPDTPSYPPP, from the coding sequence ATGGAAATGGTTTTAAAATTCCGAAATCCAAAATCTAAAATCCAAAATCGAAACGTGGTCCAGCCCATAAAACTGACATCCCGGGGAACCTTCTTCGGCAGCCACTTTATCCCTTTAACGCCCAAACAGCTATTTATTGAAGAAACCTGGGAACATTTTCTGGATGGAACATTAGGTGCTGAAATGGGTCCCGAAGAATTGGAAGCCCTGGAACGGGCCCTGAAAAAATTCAAAGGGCTTTCGGATCAAAAATTGGAGAATCCTTATTTCTGGGAGAGCTGGGCCCCCAACTGGGCGGAATATTCCAGGAGAAATCTGACTCGGGGCCTTTTTTTATTAAACCGTTTGGGAAAGATCGAACCCCGGCAAAAGATCATCAGCCTGGGAGCGGGTTCCTGTTGGCAGGAGGTTTTTCTGGCCCAATATTTTTGTCCGGAGGGTGCGGTTTTCGGGGTGGATTTCTCCACACACATGATCAAACAGGGGACCCGTCTGGCCCAACAAAGGGAGATTAAAAATATCCATTTTATGACCGGGAAAGTGGAACATCTCCCCTTCTCGGGAAAGGCCGGGGACATGGTCATCAGTCTCAATTTATTGGACCTCGTTCCGGATATTCCCAAGGTACTCAGGGAAATCAAGAGGGTTTTGAAGAGTCCTCCTCAGGGCCGGTATTTTTTTGTTTTTCCCCTGAACCCCGGGGACCGGTTGCTTCGCAAGGCCGAGATCTGGCAATCGCTGATTCTGCAAAGCGGGCTGGAAGCTCCGGCCTTTTTTTGTTTATCCGGAAAAAATTATAAAGGAACATCCCTCCGCCTGCTGGGC